From the Paenibacillus tianjinensis genome, the window GATAGGATTTCTGTGTATATGCTGTATAACCGGCATCTTTCATCCAGATCAGAAAAGCTTCCAGCTCTTCCTCATAGTCTGATTCTGAATTATTCATCACTATCCCCCCATTTCCGGATTCCTATTGTACCATAGACATAATCCCTGTAGAATCCTTCTCATTCCTAATTCACCACACGTAAATCTCAGCTGTTGGCCGCCTCTTCCCGCCACTTGACAGCATGCGTCTGGACTATGTTTATGAATTCATTAAGTGCAGGTGATATCCATTTTTTGTGATGATAAACAATCTGCGTAGCTACACGCTGTGCCTCATCATTCCAATTCAGCCGGACCAGCTTGCCCTCTGCCAGCTCACTTCTCACCGTTATCAGCGGCAGGAAGGAGATACCCAGTCCCGACATCACACACTGCTTAATCGCTTCAATACTCCAAAATTCCAGATTAGGATCGGGAAATACGCCATGACTGTTCAAATGACGCTCAAAAAGTGTCCGGTAGGTGCAGCCTGTTTCGGTATGGAGAATGGTTTCATTTTTTAGATCCGTCGGTTCTACCTCCGCCGCATTCATTAGCGGGTGATTCAGCGGTGCTATCATTGTCATGGCCTCATGAATCAGCGTTTCACATTGTAAATCCTTATACTCCGTCTCAGGCTGAAGCAGAAAAGCAAGGTCAAGCTCACCTGTTCGGACAAAATCAGTCAGCTCCCAGCAAGCGCCGGGCTTCAGCGTAATCTGAACCTGAGGATGACACCCGCGGAATTCCTTAATAATTCCCGGCAGCCGGAAGGCCGCCAGCGATTCAGGCGCACCAATGCGCAGTACACCGGACAACTCCGTCTCTGAGCGCAGCGCATCGCGCGCCAGCGAATGCATCCGCGAGATTTCCTGCGCATAGGGAAGTAAACGGCGTCCGGCATCGGTGAGCATGATCTTTTTACCGATCCGGTCAAATAAAGGCTGGCCAAGCTCAGCCTCCAGGGACTGGATTTGTGCTGTAATACTGGACTGGGCATAGTCCAGCTTCTGGGCAGCCCGCGTGAAACTGCCAGCTTCCACTACAACCAGGAACGTGAATAAATGCCGTGATTCCATAGAACGTTCATAACCCTCCCCTGTTTCATGCTATTATCGGTATTTTGAATGGATAGTATTTAATAATTCCGTTTTTCCAATGGATTCATTATCTGATACTCTGTACTTAAATACAAGGAAAGCGGGACTATTATATGAAGGAAAAACATTCACTGGAACGTAATATCGGGATGCCGCAGGCGATTGCCCTCTACATCGGCGCCGTCCTTGGATCGGGCGTGCTGATTGTTCCCGGTCTGGCGGCGGAAATGTCCGGACCGGCTTCGCTGCTGGCCTGGGGGTTCATGACCCTGCTCATTCTGCCCCTGGCGCTATCCATGGGACTGCTCTCCGCCAAATTCCCGAACGCAGGCGGGGTGTCCTATTTCGTCACACTGGCCTTCGGCCCGAAAGCCGGAAGCCTGGTCGGCTGGTTCTTTCTAATGTCCGTTCCAATCGGCGGGCCGGTGGCTGCTCTGACTGGAGCCGGTTATATGACGGCAGCCCTTGGCTGGGGTGACAGCGTCAGAATCACGATAGCTGCAGGGATGCTGGCCATCGGACTGATCACGAACTGGATCGGCATGCAGGTAGCGGGCAAAGTACAGATCGCTGTCGTAATCGCCATTATTGCCGTTTTAGTCTTCTCCTTCGCCGCAGCACTGCCACGGATGGAAAGTGTACATTTCACGCCATTTATGCCACACGGTTGGACCAGTGTCGGGCAGTCGGCGGCTATTCTTTTCTGGTGTTTCATCGGCTGGGAAGCGGTATCCCATTTGTCTGAAGAGTTTAAGGACCCGCAGCGGGCCGCGGTTAAAGGCGTCACCATTGCCGCCATTATCGTCGGAGTCCTCTACTTCCTGTCGGCACTGGCCACCGTCGGCACCCAAAGCTACCTCCGGGGCGGAGCAGACTCCTCGCTGGTCTGGATCATCAGCCAGCCGCTGGGTTCATGGGGCGGATTCATCGCGGGGCTAACGGGGCTGTTCATCTGTACAGCCACGATTATTGCTTATACCGGTGCAGCTTCCCGTGTGGCGTTCGCGTTGTCCCGCCAAGGATATGCCCCGAAATGGATGGGGAGCTTATCGGAACGGTATCATACGCCTACCGGGGCTATCAGGTTTTTGCTGGCCTGTTTTACA encodes:
- a CDS encoding LysR family transcriptional regulator: MESRHLFTFLVVVEAGSFTRAAQKLDYAQSSITAQIQSLEAELGQPLFDRIGKKIMLTDAGRRLLPYAQEISRMHSLARDALRSETELSGVLRIGAPESLAAFRLPGIIKEFRGCHPQVQITLKPGACWELTDFVRTGELDLAFLLQPETEYKDLQCETLIHEAMTMIAPLNHPLMNAAEVEPTDLKNETILHTETGCTYRTLFERHLNSHGVFPDPNLEFWSIEAIKQCVMSGLGISFLPLITVRSELAEGKLVRLNWNDEAQRVATQIVYHHKKWISPALNEFINIVQTHAVKWREEAANS
- a CDS encoding APC family permease; translation: MKEKHSLERNIGMPQAIALYIGAVLGSGVLIVPGLAAEMSGPASLLAWGFMTLLILPLALSMGLLSAKFPNAGGVSYFVTLAFGPKAGSLVGWFFLMSVPIGGPVAALTGAGYMTAALGWGDSVRITIAAGMLAIGLITNWIGMQVAGKVQIAVVIAIIAVLVFSFAAALPRMESVHFTPFMPHGWTSVGQSAAILFWCFIGWEAVSHLSEEFKDPQRAAVKGVTIAAIIVGVLYFLSALATVGTQSYLRGGADSSLVWIISQPLGSWGGFIAGLTGLFICTATIIAYTGAASRVAFALSRQGYAPKWMGSLSERYHTPTGAIRFLLACFTAVLFLYGSGLLSITTLIQFPNATFILTYIGGCAAGIRLLKGHRPGVIISWISFAATVAVFPFTGWAIGYPLVITAVFTIIILLSHKHASITDLSEVKTSQEKSKVI